A part of Corynebacterium lactis RW2-5 genomic DNA contains:
- a CDS encoding DUF6541 family protein, whose translation MVWPIIALVLLLIIPGATVAFAAGVRSAWALAIGPAVTFSILGVAAWLYGAIDVRYGLGSAALAWAVGIVAALLWRKLVFAPTQPAKGPAGARDVIIHALPAAIGVVVTAVVLATTALTRIAASAQGMESIQQSWDTLWHASVIKSIVENGMASPTRMGEIQNVETHAESFYPAAWHALGGVFAEISGVTVTADMNYLGVILPAILIPLAAATLAWRIADRYSIESSYAAGIAAVVSGTLPVLMPIVIFVGAWPYQVAIALAVIVFSFVTSVPNSPARILIAFLAFLGAAMVHPSAVPTVLFLGGFWWLFHRVWSPVRPGLGPVKARLADVCLILAVLLPALALLIPQWASGSGQKDDIVEVSAEVDVSRFASWYRAFTMLTRHSEEYRPFWLIILLGCAGIALVTLSPGARRRAWVLPAWLMSAVFVTHAIRHFAGPVGFVLAKYTDLHYSTPHRLVMVSAFVVSATAGVAVARACIWMGSLLKSAAAAATAVAVCAGGLTTYGVVYNSQAAEFAYSSPRQWELIGQADLNAFDWLAKQPEAHAHRTFTSPSQGSGWMYARNGLPVVFPHFDWPIANKYSDTAMLYWHADFLGAGEPWDKKAKNDVDRAAEALDVAFIYASPPDIWKDKPTPRQMGERLPVTPGLAEVYRDREVTIHAVRAVVPEQRIAEMRATSPEPVFIP comes from the coding sequence TTGGTTTGGCCGATTATAGCCCTGGTGCTGTTACTGATCATCCCGGGAGCCACAGTGGCGTTTGCTGCCGGGGTTCGCTCTGCGTGGGCCCTAGCTATCGGCCCCGCAGTGACCTTTTCCATCCTCGGCGTGGCAGCTTGGCTCTACGGCGCCATCGACGTTCGCTACGGCCTCGGGAGCGCAGCGCTAGCCTGGGCCGTCGGCATTGTCGCCGCGCTGTTGTGGCGGAAGCTAGTTTTCGCTCCTACCCAGCCGGCGAAGGGGCCAGCCGGGGCACGGGACGTGATTATCCACGCGCTGCCGGCCGCCATTGGTGTCGTAGTGACCGCCGTCGTGCTGGCGACTACGGCTCTGACCAGGATTGCGGCGTCGGCGCAGGGGATGGAGTCCATCCAGCAATCCTGGGATACGCTCTGGCACGCGTCGGTTATCAAGTCGATTGTCGAAAATGGCATGGCTTCGCCGACACGGATGGGTGAAATCCAAAACGTCGAGACCCATGCCGAATCCTTCTACCCGGCCGCGTGGCACGCTCTCGGAGGGGTGTTCGCAGAGATTTCTGGGGTCACCGTCACGGCGGACATGAACTACCTCGGGGTGATTCTGCCGGCAATTCTGATTCCGCTGGCCGCAGCCACTCTCGCGTGGAGAATTGCCGACCGCTACAGTATCGAGTCCTCCTACGCCGCGGGCATCGCTGCGGTGGTCTCCGGCACGCTTCCCGTCCTGATGCCGATTGTCATCTTCGTCGGCGCTTGGCCCTACCAGGTGGCGATTGCTCTCGCCGTAATCGTTTTTTCCTTCGTCACATCGGTGCCGAATTCGCCGGCCCGAATTCTGATCGCGTTCCTGGCATTTCTAGGAGCGGCGATGGTGCACCCCTCGGCAGTGCCGACGGTTTTGTTCCTGGGCGGATTCTGGTGGCTTTTCCACCGTGTGTGGTCACCCGTGCGCCCGGGACTGGGGCCTGTGAAGGCGAGGCTTGCCGACGTCTGCCTGATTCTCGCCGTACTCCTTCCTGCTCTGGCTCTTTTGATTCCCCAGTGGGCGAGCGGCAGCGGGCAGAAGGACGACATCGTCGAGGTCAGCGCCGAGGTGGATGTGAGCCGCTTCGCCTCCTGGTACCGGGCCTTCACAATGCTTACCCGTCACTCGGAGGAGTACCGCCCGTTCTGGCTGATAATCCTATTGGGCTGCGCGGGCATCGCCCTGGTGACGCTGTCTCCCGGCGCACGGCGCCGTGCCTGGGTTCTGCCGGCGTGGCTGATGTCGGCAGTATTCGTCACGCACGCAATTCGTCACTTCGCCGGGCCTGTTGGCTTCGTGCTGGCCAAGTACACTGACCTGCATTACTCGACGCCGCACCGACTCGTCATGGTTAGTGCGTTTGTCGTCTCCGCGACCGCAGGCGTGGCTGTTGCCAGGGCGTGCATCTGGATGGGCTCACTCCTGAAGTCGGCGGCTGCCGCCGCAACGGCAGTGGCAGTGTGTGCGGGCGGGCTGACCACATACGGCGTGGTGTACAACTCACAGGCCGCGGAGTTTGCGTACAGTTCTCCCCGTCAGTGGGAGCTGATCGGGCAAGCGGACCTGAATGCGTTTGACTGGTTGGCAAAGCAGCCGGAGGCGCATGCCCATCGCACGTTCACCAGTCCGTCCCAGGGCTCGGGATGGATGTATGCCCGTAACGGACTTCCTGTGGTTTTCCCGCATTTTGATTGGCCGATTGCCAACAAGTACTCGGACACTGCAATGTTGTACTGGCACGCGGATTTCCTGGGGGCGGGCGAGCCGTGGGATAAGAAGGCCAAAAACGATGTGGACCGGGCGGCGGAGGCTCTGGATGTCGCGTTCATTTATGCGTCCCCTCCCGATATCTGGAAAGACAAGCCAACACCGCGACAGATGGGTGAGCGGCTTCCCGTTACTCCGGGCCTCGCCGAGGTCTATAGGGATAGGGAAGTAACCATCCATGCGGTCAGAGCTGTGGTGCCTGAACAGCGAATTGCCGAGATGAGAGCCACTTCGCCGGAGCCAGTATTCATTCCTTAA